One stretch of Gadus macrocephalus chromosome 12, ASM3116895v1 DNA includes these proteins:
- the slco2a1 gene encoding solute carrier organic anion transporter family member 2A1, translating to MELYSKDMKKPKRLFGNIKLFVLCHGLLQLTQLLYSSYFKSSITTIERRFGFSSTSSGTLSSLHEVGNTILIVFVSYFGSRVNRPRFIGLGGLLMAVSALMLTLPHFLYPPYEFDSVLHDRHDLCRAAANASTPAACGAGQEALRISEAHRVWLLMGGAQLLFGVGSVPIQPYGLSYIDDFAGAANAPLYIAILFSVSVFGPAFGYLLGSAALRVYVDVDKTGSATHQELTPYDPRWVGAWWMGLLVSSCCLALTSIPYFFFPRSMRRRSQMNGTEATTRLEPEETKKQKSSLLDFLKMFPSLLVHLLLSPFFLMLVLSQCCFSAVIAGLATFLNKFLEHQYSASPVESSLLIGAVNLPSLAVGILVGGIIMKRAGLSLKAIPRFSVVVLSLSALLLVPVFFMGCSSQDVFGVNPPHATPSGAVCYSNCSCPEGGYNPVCGSDGVEYVSPCNAGCTNFTRHPNNTFKVQVYTSCSCVADRQAQAVPGHCPNSCPHLLLPVMLTISFAGLIASLSHNPIYMMVLRTVPPEEKSFAIGIQFMLMRVLAWLPAPALFGMAIDSSCVWWKRKCGSKLSCGYYDNNALRNRYLGLMLAFKSMGIVFLVMLGWKLRRTREYSLEKTEEGPL from the exons ATGGAGTTATATTCCAAAGACATGAAGAAACCCAAGCGGCTGTTCGGGAACATCAAG CTGTTCGTGCTGTGCCACGGCCTGCTGCAGCTCACCCAGCTGCTCTACAGCTCCTACTTCAAgagctccatcaccaccatagAGCGGCGCTTCGGCttcagcagcacctcctccggAACCCTGTCCTCCCTCCACGAG GTCGGCAACACCATCCTGATCGTGTTCGTGAGTTACTTCGGGAGTCGCGTGAACCGTCCGAGATTCATCGGTCTGGGCGGCCTTCTGATGGCGGTCAGCGCCCTGATGCTGACGCTGCCCCACTTCCTGTACCCCCCCTACGAGTTCGACTCCGTGCTGCACG ACCGCCATGACCTCTGCCGGGCGGCGGCCAACGCCAGCACCCCGGCGGCGTGCGGGGCGGGCCAGGAGGCCCTGCGGATCAGCGAAGCCCACCGGGTGTGGCTGCTgatggggggggctcagctgctGTTTGGGGTGGGCTCGGTGCCCATCCAGCCCTACGGCCTCTCCTACATCGACGACTTCGCCGGAGCCGCCAACGCGCCACTCTACATCG CCATCCTGTTCTCGGTCTCCGTCTTCGGGCCTGCGTTCGGCTATCTGCTGGGCTCTGCGGCCCTCCGGGTCTACGTCGACGTGGACAAGACTGGatcag CGACCCACCAGGAGCTGACCCCATACGACCCCCGCTGGGTGGGGGCGTGGTGGATGGGTCTGCTGGTGTCCTCGTGCTGCCTGgctctcacctccatcccctaCTTCTTCTTCCCCCGCAGCATGCGCCGGCGGAGCCAG aTGAATGGGACCGAAGCGACCACGAGACTGGAACCGGAAGAAACCAAGAAACAAAAGTCGTCTTTGTTGGACTTCCTGAaga tgtTTCCCAGTCTGCTGGTGCATCTCCTGCTCAGTCCGTTCTTCCTCATGCTGGTCCTCTCCCAGTGCTGCTTCTCGGCCGTCATCGCCGGCTTGGCCACCTTCCTCAACAAGTTCCTGGAGCACCAGTACAGCGCCTCGCCCGTGGAGAGCAGCCTGCTCATTg GTGCGGTGAACCTGCCCTCGCTAGCGGTGGGGATCCTGGTGGGCGGGATCATCATGAAGAGGGCGGGGCTATCGCTGAAGGCCATCCCCCGCTTCTCGGTGGTGGTGCTGTCCCTCTCGGCCCTGCTCCTCGTCCCGGTCTTCTTCATGGGCTGTTCCTCCCAGGACGTGTTCGGGGTCAACCCCCCCCACGCAACCCCCTCCGG gGCTGTCTGTTACTCTAACTGCTCCTGCCCCGAGGGGGGGTATAACCCGGTGTGTGGGTCCGACGGGGTGGAGTACGTCTCCCCCTGCAACGCCGGCTGCACCAACTTCACCCGGCACCCCAACAACACCTTCAAGGTccag GTGTATACCAGCTGCAGTTGTGTGGCGGACCGCCAGGCCCAGGCCGTGCCGGGCCACTGCCCCAACAGCTGTCCCCACCTGCTGCTCCCCGTCATGCTGACCATCTCATTTGCTGGGCTGATCGCCAGCCTCTCCCACAACCCCATCTACATGATGGTGCTCCG AACGGTTCCGCCCGAGGAGAAGTCTTTCGCCATCGGAATCCAGTTCATGCTCATGAGGGTACTCG CGTGGCTTCCCGCTCCGGCCCTCTTCGGCATGGCCATCGACTCGTCCTGCGTCTGGTGGAAGCGCAAGTGTGGCAGCAAGCTGAGCTGTGGTTACTACGACAACAACGCCTTGAGGAACAG gtaCCTGGGTCTGATGCTGGCCTTCAAGTCCATGGGCATCGTGTTCCTGGTCATGCTGGGCTGGAAGCTGCGGAGGACCAGAGAGTACAGCCTGGAGAAGACGGAGGAGGGGCCGTTGTAA